Genomic segment of Nitrosopumilaceae archaeon AB1(1):
CTCATAACCTACAAACGCACTATATCCCCCAAATATTATTATTCCAAGTATTACTCCTGTGATTATTTTTTGTGTGATCAAACTTTTTCTCTCCTCTCTACTCTTTGGGATGCCACTCTTATTTTTAAATCTAGAGTGAAATATGCTCAGTATTGCTATTACTAGAAAACCTGTAGTTTGTATGGCAATTATGGGAACAAATATTGCATTTGAACTCATTATTGCGATGAATATTGCTAATATTCCATACACCCCAAAAAATAACTCCAATAATGTTGTCTTTGTAAATGGTAGATTGTATGCTTTATCTCTCCAATTGTCCTCTTTTTTTATTATACCATATTTTGGAGTACGGAGAAATTCATTTTTCCTACCAAATACTGCGTCAAATACTGCCACTGTGTTATTCACTGCAAGTCCAGTAGAGTAGACCAACAAAAATGGCAATGTCTTGATCTTTGATGACCATGAGGTATCATACATTTTACGCATTATGAGCAAATAAGCACCAGGCCCCATCAACAGATACATCACAATAGTGAGAACTGGAAGAAAACTGATTACGTATAAATTAATTTTAGCTGCCAGTAGTATAGGCAGGGTTAAAAATTGTATCAACATGAGTGGAAATACTATGTGTCTTGTTAGTTGTACAAATGCTTGGATTTTTGTACCTACCGCAATTTTTCTTTGAAATATGATACTTGTTAGTAATTTTGTTGCACATTGAATGGATCCTTTTGCCCATCTGAACTGTTGTCGTTTTACAGCGTTAACTTGAACTGGAAGCTCTGCATCAACGACTATATCTGGTAAAAACATACATTTCCAACCCTTCATCTGGGCCCTATAACTAAGATCTAAATCTTCTACTAGTGTTGCCGTATGCCACCCTCCTGCATCTTCTATACACTCACGTCTCCATATGCCAGCTGTCCCGTTAAAGTTCATAAAAAGATGGGAATTACTTTTTGCCTTCTGCTCTATTAAAAAATGAAAATCTAAACTCAATGCTTGAACACGTGTTATTTCAGAATAGTTTTCATTTACATGCCCCCATCTGCACTGAACTAAACCAATGTTATCGTTTGTAAAATATTGTATAGCTCGTTTTAAAAACCAGTTGGGTGGTATAAAGTCTGCATCAAATATTGCTACAAAATCAGTATTGGTAGTCTTCATCGCAAATTTTAATGCTCCAGCTTTGTATCCATTTCTATTTTTGCGTCTGATATGTTCAATGTTAAAACCTTGGTCAAAATATTTTTTTACAACCTTTTCTACTTCAATTACTGTATCATCATCTGAATCATCTAATACCATGATCTTCATCATATTCTTTGGATAATCCATGTTACATACCGATTCTATTAATCTGACCACTACGTATTTTTCATTATACACTGGAAGCTGAATGGTAACTGACGGTGTATCTCCATTGAAAATTACTGTTTTATCTTTTTTATGTGAGGATAGATATGCTAAATAATAAAAATTACAAGTATATGCCACAATCAATACTGAAGAGAATATAAAAATGTCAAATATCAATTGCATGAAAGCATTTGATACCAACATACCTAAAAGAACACTTTACTTTATTTGAATGTTGGATTTATCATTTCTTCTCAAAGATTTTAATCGCCTGTGGGGGACAAACTCCTTCACAAGCAAGACAAAATATACAGTCTGGCTCCTTTGACATTAGAGGTTTTTTCTCTGATGCTGCATTTCCTGGAGTGTCAAACCACTCGTATACATTTACTGGACATGCATCAATACATGCTCCATCTGCAACACAAATATCAAAATCTACTGAAACATATTCTCCCCATACACCCATTATTGCATTATCTTCTCCTTTGCGGCCCCATGTCTTTATCTCTGTACCGTCTTCTACAACATACTTTGCGCTTTGAGATGTGTTTGATTTGTACTCTATATCAATAGGTCCAGGTTTTGCACCATCTGGTATCTCTACTATTTCTTCTTCCTTTCCTGTTGACAATTCATTTTCTTTTTTAGGAATCTGTGGTTTTGGTTTTGCGTTAGGAACAATCTGAGCTAATGGTGTCATCTCTTCAAGTCTCCGCATAGCTTCAGCTAGTGTGATTTTTTCAGTTTTAACAAGAGATTTTTGCAATTTATCTGCCAAAATAGTATTTCTTAATATGGTATCTATGACCATTTTTGCATAATGATTTGCTTTAATTCTATAATCCTCTACCCATTGTGGATCTCCAAATTTTTCAATTGGAAATATTTGATAAATAATATCTAATACTTCTCCAGTAACAATTTCTACTGTTACAGATAATTCTGCAGTTTCTTTATCTGGTGAATTTGTATTTACCTCACTCCAATTATACGTTGCATAAATTCTATCTGCAAACATATCCATCTCAAATGTCTTTTTTAGTCCATCATGTACTGATTTTATTTCTCCCGGATCGTCCATTTTAATGGGCATTCTGTATAGTCCTAGTTTGTATCCGTGTAGAGGATATATGCCACGTTTAGCAGTGGATGACTCCATGGTGTAGACACGATCTTTTAATAATAGAGACATTAAATTTCAAGCACGTATTGTGGCATAAAAGTATGGCGGTTATTATCCTCTGTCTTTGTAAATTATAAAATCTCGAGTTAAAACCATAATTTTATGAAATTATGCTTATTTTTTTTTAAACATTTTTCTGCTTGGTCTTACGCATTCTATTTCTATATAATATTATTGCAAGTGATCCGCCGGCACACATCCAAAATATTGGCCAGCCTATGGAATTTTGCTGTGCTATGGGACCCAAAAATGCATAAATCATTCCTCCGATACACCCAAATGCTATGATTTCTAGAATTTTTATCAATATGAGAAACTAATATGAGTTTATATTAAAAGATATGTCTATTATAACATGGATAAATATCTGATAATTGTTCTAATCTTTCTAATTGGTGGTATGGGAATTGCACTTACACGTGACCCACTACAGCCTCAACTTTTTTATTCTATGCTTGTAGGGGCGATAATAATCATTATGTATAATGCATATCAAAATAGAAAACAACGTTCACATTTACGTAAGAACAAAGGTAAAAACTAAATATTTAATCCAAAAGATTCTGTAATCTCTGCAAATCTTGTATAAGATTCGAGATATTCTCTACCCTTTTCGGTAATGACAAAAGTGTTTTTACCATCATACTCTATCTTGTTTAATAGTTCTGCACTAGTTAGATTTGTGATAAATTTAGATAATCTGGAATGTGATAAATTCGCCTTTGTAAGCAGAGTGGTCGTCTTTATGCCTTCTTGACCGAATTCGTTAGTAACGTAAAGTAAATCTGCAACTATCTTATTTGTTAACCTATGAGCATGCATTTTAATCAGCTACTATTAGTATATTTTCTGTATTAAATGTATTGTTTCATCCTAGGCATACGTTCAGGTATAAAACCATTACTAGGTATGATATTTTGAAGATTGACATCGAATAGTTTTACGAATCGTGTTGAGAACCTGAGCACATCTCATAAACTCTGGCATCATACATTATGGCCTATTTTACTTTGTATACTTTAAAATTATTTCCAACATATGTGTATAATTTAGAAATAAATTTTTTTGTAAACTGATTTTATAACTGACTAGTATCCTTGTATATGACAACTTTTATAATTTTAAATCCAACAAGATATAATCTAGTTTACATTATCTGTGTATATGGCAAATACAATTTGGTATAATGATTTTCTTGGACTCGCATACAGATATTATGATTTGCGCATGAATATTGTTCCTTTATTTAAAACTAGAAAAACAGCTGCGGATATGTGGCGTAACACAATACATTGGTGGGGTAATGCTATGATCAAAGTAAGATTTGTAGAAGATGTTGATAATAAATATTGGTTTATCATGGGTGGTGAATCCAAACGAGAAGAGTCAAACAAATCTTTTTTTAAAATGTTAAATCAATCTGATTATTACACTCGTTTTAAAAAAGGTAATGATGGTGAAGCATATTTAAGATTTGGTACATATGCTGTTAAACAATTAAATCAAGTAAAGGGTGATGCATTCTGTGAATGTACACACGAAGCCGATGATCATGATGATCAAAACAATAACCGTGAATGTTTACACGATGAATGCAAATGTACTGAATTTAAAACATTTGAAGTAACGTTGTTAAAAAAGAAAAAAACAATTACCGACATAAAATTTTTAACAATAGATAAGGTCAAAGATGACTCGTTATCTTGGAACTGTTTACACGTAAATAAAAAGAACCTCTAGAGTTATTTATCCAAATTTACACGTAGGTGTTCCCCAGGGTAATGCTCACTGATCTTCTTTGAATAACATTTACTACACAACTGCCCCTTGATGTTCCAATTTGACATTGGATTGTATCTTTGAAGCATTTTCCCATTGCAAATTGAACAGACGTTGACCACTATCTAAAAACTAATTATTGATAATATAAATTTCAATTTTCTTTCTATTCGTGTATGTTATTTTATATTACTTTTGATATTATAAATCAAAATATCAAACATAATATGGAATTTTTACCAACTAGTAAGATCAAAATCAGCTAAAACGTATAAGTGAGTATAAAATTTAATTTAATGTTAACTGATAAAGATGAGAACTGGTGGGAAGGTTTACACAATGACTTCCAAGTCGATATTGAATCTTTTATTACTGAGTAATTATTAGTTAGAAATTTTATAATTTACAGCCTCGAATGGGATCTGAACCCATGACCTAACGCTTACGAAGCGTTCGCTCTACCAGACTGAGCTACCGAGGCATACGAATACAATTTACAATTAGAGTTTATAAAAAGCCTTACTGAATTTAATGAATGAAGAAAACTATTTCTGGCATACGGGGAATTTATGGAAGCGATTTAACATTAGATCATATCAAACAATACTGTACAACTTTTTGTACAATGATACCAAAAAATAACTGTGTTGTGGGTTTAGACACAAGACCTTCAGGCCGAGATATTCATGATGTTGTCTGCTCTACGTTGAGTAACATGGGAATTGCAGTTTACGATTTAGGTATGGTGCCTACACCAGTTGTATTCCGGGAATCTAGAAAATTTGGTGCCGGTATAATGATTACCTCATCACATAATCCAATTTCTTGGAATGGACTCAAATTCATACTTGAAGGTAGAGGT
This window contains:
- a CDS encoding 4Fe-4S binding protein, with protein sequence MSLLLKDRVYTMESSTAKRGIYPLHGYKLGLYRMPIKMDDPGEIKSVHDGLKKTFEMDMFADRIYATYNWSEVNTNSPDKETAELSVTVEIVTGEVLDIIYQIFPIEKFGDPQWVEDYRIKANHYAKMVIDTILRNTILADKLQKSLVKTEKITLAEAMRRLEEMTPLAQIVPNAKPKPQIPKKENELSTGKEEEIVEIPDGAKPGPIDIEYKSNTSQSAKYVVEDGTEIKTWGRKGEDNAIMGVWGEYVSVDFDICVADGACIDACPVNVYEWFDTPGNAASEKKPLMSKEPDCIFCLACEGVCPPQAIKIFEKK
- a CDS encoding glycosyltransferase family 2 protein, which encodes MLVSNAFMQLIFDIFIFSSVLIVAYTCNFYYLAYLSSHKKDKTVIFNGDTPSVTIQLPVYNEKYVVVRLIESVCNMDYPKNMMKIMVLDDSDDDTVIEVEKVVKKYFDQGFNIEHIRRKNRNGYKAGALKFAMKTTNTDFVAIFDADFIPPNWFLKRAIQYFTNDNIGLVQCRWGHVNENYSEITRVQALSLDFHFLIEQKAKSNSHLFMNFNGTAGIWRRECIEDAGGWHTATLVEDLDLSYRAQMKGWKCMFLPDIVVDAELPVQVNAVKRQQFRWAKGSIQCATKLLTSIIFQRKIAVGTKIQAFVQLTRHIVFPLMLIQFLTLPILLAAKINLYVISFLPVLTIVMYLLMGPGAYLLIMRKMYDTSWSSKIKTLPFLLVYSTGLAVNNTVAVFDAVFGRKNEFLRTPKYGIIKKEDNWRDKAYNLPFTKTTLLELFFGVYGILAIFIAIMSSNAIFVPIIAIQTTGFLVIAILSIFHSRFKNKSGIPKSREERKSLITQKIITGVILGIIIFGGYSAFVGYETNIYPLDRTVGNLDAVIGSSNPQIIKEALLRADENIRISLNLLPEDNKNPVWLFPTQSTDLIRLSADVKGMISDIEGISSISKNNAAYHTAMRDIDERADLLKDNIVLIIPYMYVSISNVVFASLWIILLLVIFSVLNKKKKQLEEAANMDDGI
- a CDS encoding winged helix-turn-helix domain-containing protein, giving the protein MHAHRLTNKIVADLLYVTNEFGQEGIKTTTLLTKANLSHSRLSKFITNLTSAELLNKIEYDGKNTFVITEKGREYLESYTRFAEITESFGLNI